The Herminiimonas arsenitoxidans sequence TCGCGAGCGTGCATCGGAGCAAAGAGTAGCCGGTAGCGTGATTTCGATCGGTTCAATTTTGTTGGGAATGGGCGATCTGGGGCAGCAGAGTGCGCAATACGCTTATATGGGTCTTGTGGGCTTGCCTAATTCGCGCAGTCACGAAACGGAAGCGGACAGGATGGGCGTTGAGTTGGCTGCACGTGCCGGTTATGACCCGCGTGCCGCTGTCACCCTATGGCAAAAAATGGGCAAGGTTTCTGCCAGTTCAACGCCTACCTTCCTGTCTACTCATCCATCCAGTTCCGATCGCAGCCGCGATTTGACGGCATATTCCGAACGTGTCATGCCGCTTTACCTGCAGGCAAAGAAATAAGTGACAAGACGGCAAGATGTTGTATTCAAGGCCGTCGTCCTCATCTTTTTAGATAGATAGCCAGCTTTCTGGAGGTCATCCAATGCCGCTTCGTGCAATGAAACGGCACAAATATGGCATAATCGAGAGCTACCTCATCAGTCTTTACTGACTTACTTTTACACACGAAACATGGCCCAAACGCTCTACGATAAACTTTGGCAATCGCACGTCGTCGAAACCGGCGACGATGGCACCACTGTGCTCTACATCGATCGTCATTTGCTGCATGAAGTGACCAGTCCTCAAGCATTTGAAGGCTTGAAGCTGGCTGGTCGTCGCCCATGGCGCGTTTCTGCCAACCTGATGGTGGCGGATCACAATGTGCCAACCACTGACCGTTCGCAAGGCATCGCAGATCCTACATCGCGCCTGCAAGTGGAAACGCTGGATGGCAATGCGCATGAATACGGTTTGACCTATTTCAGCATGCGTGACAAGCGCCAAGGCATCGTGCACGTCATCGGCCCTGAACAAGGTGCAACTTTGCCGGGGATGACGGTTGTGTGCGGTGATTCTCATACGTCTACGCATGGTGCGTTTGGCGCATTGGCACATGGCATCGGTACCTCGGAAGTCGAGCACGTATTGGCGACGCAAACTCTGTTGGCACAAAAATCAAAAGCAATGCTGGTACAAGTCGACGGCGTATTGCCGGATGGCGTAACAGCAAAAGATATCGTATTGGCGATTATCGGTAAGATCGGTACCGCTGGCGGTACTGGTTATGCAATCGAATTCGCGGGTTCTGCTATACGTTCCCTGTCGATGGAAGGTCGCATGACGGTCTGTAATATGGCGATTGAAGCAGGCGCGCGTGCGGGTATGGTTGCGGTTGATGATGTCACTATCAATTACGTCAAAGGTCGTCCTTTGTCGCCGGTCGGCCCACACTGGGATCGCGCAGTCGAGTACTGGCGTACCTTGCATTCCGATGTCGGTGCCAAGTTCGATATGGTCGTGACATTGAATGCTGCCGAAATCAAGCCGCAAGTCAGCTGGGGCACTTCGCCTGAAATGGTTGTGGCGGTAGATGGTCGCGTACCTGATCCAGACAAAGAAAAAGATCCAACCAAACGTGATGGTATGGAAAAAGCATTGGTGTACATGGCACTCAAGCCAAATACGCTGATCACAGATATCCGTATCGATAAAGTCTTCATCGGTTCCTGCACCAACTCGCGTATCGAAGATTTGCGTGCTGCTGCTGCCGTTGTGCGCGGCAAGTTCCGTGCATCGAACGTGAAATTGGCGATGGTTGTGCCTGGTTCCGGTTTGGTGAAAGAACAAGCCGAGCGCGAAGGTCTGGACAAGATTTTCAAGGCAGCAGGTTTTGAATGGCGCGAGCCAGGTTGCTCGATGTGTCTGGCGATGAATGCAGATCGTCTGGAGCCGGGTGAGCGTTGTGCTTCGACTTCAAACCGTAACTTCGAAGGTCGTCAAGGTGCGGGTGGACGTACCCATCTGGTCAGCCCTGCAATGGCTGCCGCTGCCGGTATTGAGGGTCACTTCGTCGACGTTCGTGCTTTGAAACATTGAGGACATTATGAAGAAAGCTATTTCATTCTTTTTGCTGATTACATCGGTTTATCTGCTGGCAGGTTGCAACACGATGAATGGTT is a genomic window containing:
- the leuC gene encoding 3-isopropylmalate dehydratase large subunit translates to MAQTLYDKLWQSHVVETGDDGTTVLYIDRHLLHEVTSPQAFEGLKLAGRRPWRVSANLMVADHNVPTTDRSQGIADPTSRLQVETLDGNAHEYGLTYFSMRDKRQGIVHVIGPEQGATLPGMTVVCGDSHTSTHGAFGALAHGIGTSEVEHVLATQTLLAQKSKAMLVQVDGVLPDGVTAKDIVLAIIGKIGTAGGTGYAIEFAGSAIRSLSMEGRMTVCNMAIEAGARAGMVAVDDVTINYVKGRPLSPVGPHWDRAVEYWRTLHSDVGAKFDMVVTLNAAEIKPQVSWGTSPEMVVAVDGRVPDPDKEKDPTKRDGMEKALVYMALKPNTLITDIRIDKVFIGSCTNSRIEDLRAAAAVVRGKFRASNVKLAMVVPGSGLVKEQAEREGLDKIFKAAGFEWREPGCSMCLAMNADRLEPGERCASTSNRNFEGRQGAGGRTHLVSPAMAAAAGIEGHFVDVRALKH
- a CDS encoding entericidin A/B family lipoprotein, which gives rise to MKKAISFFLLITSVYLLAGCNTMNGFGKDVEHLGDKIQNKAAK